A stretch of the Vagococcus xieshaowenii genome encodes the following:
- the coaA gene encoding type I pantothenate kinase yields the protein MQAKESKKYHHFSRSEWESFYRNGIPLLTEEELQEIKSFNDKISLQDVQDIYMPLTHLIKLYMNEYESLQQSKGLFMQKYQETPPFIIGIAGSVAVGKSTTARVLQMMLSRIFKRHNVHLITTDGFLHPNDYLIKHDMMDQKGFPESYDMERLIGFLEDVKRRKSPLQIPIYSHEVYNIIPGEFQEIDEPDILIVEGINVLQLPANQQIYISDFFDFSIFVDAEPETIEKWYLDRFEALLDSAFLEPNNYYYSYATGPREEALEMARDVWKRVNLRNLEEYILPTRHHAELILRKQANHQISDVYLTKY from the coding sequence GTGCAAGCGAAGGAATCAAAGAAGTATCATCACTTCTCACGATCTGAATGGGAAAGCTTTTATCGAAATGGTATACCTCTATTAACTGAGGAAGAACTACAAGAAATCAAAAGTTTCAACGATAAAATTTCTTTGCAAGACGTGCAAGACATTTATATGCCATTAACGCATTTGATTAAATTGTACATGAACGAATATGAATCATTGCAACAAAGTAAAGGGTTATTTATGCAGAAGTACCAAGAAACTCCACCGTTTATTATCGGAATTGCTGGAAGTGTGGCCGTTGGAAAAAGTACCACAGCTCGTGTTTTACAAATGATGCTGTCACGTATTTTCAAACGTCACAACGTTCATTTAATTACGACGGACGGCTTTTTACATCCTAATGATTATTTAATTAAGCACGATATGATGGATCAAAAAGGGTTTCCAGAGAGTTATGATATGGAAAGATTAATCGGCTTTTTAGAAGACGTTAAACGTCGTAAATCGCCCTTGCAAATCCCTATTTACTCTCACGAGGTGTACAACATTATTCCAGGTGAATTTCAAGAAATTGATGAACCTGATATTTTGATTGTAGAAGGCATCAATGTCTTACAATTACCCGCCAATCAACAAATTTATATTAGTGATTTTTTCGACTTTTCCATTTTTGTTGACGCAGAACCTGAAACAATTGAGAAATGGTACTTAGATCGCTTCGAAGCACTTCTAGATTCTGCCTTCTTAGAACCTAATAACTATTATTACTCATACGCAACCGGCCCTCGTGAGGAAGCTCTCGAAATGGCACGTGACGTATGGAAACGTGTGAATTTACGTAACCTAGAAGAATATATTTTACCCACTCGGCACCATGCAGAGTTAATATTACGTAAACAAGCCAACCACCAAATCAGTGATGTCTATTTGACTAAATATTAA
- the guaA gene encoding glutamine-hydrolyzing GMP synthase, producing the protein MTTNPTIETIIVLDFGSQYNQLITRRIREFGVFSELLSHKTTAEEIKAMNPKGIIFSGGPNSVYEEDSFKVDPEIFNLGIPVFGICYGMQLMTDHFGGVVEPADKKEYGQAFIDVQNTTSGLFQNLPEQEQVWMSHGDLVTKMPEGFTVTATSADCPVAAMANEEKNFYGVQFHPEVRHSLNGNDLLKNFAFEICGCKGDWSMENFIENEIAKIRETVGDKKVLLGLSGGVDSSVVGVLLQKAIGDQLTCIFVDHGLLRKGEAEQVMESLGGKFGLNIIKVDAKKRFLDKLAGVSDPEQKRKIIGNEFIYVFDDEATKLDGIEFLAQGTLYTDVIESGTDTAEVIKSHHNVGGLPDDMQFKLIEPLNTLFKDEVRALGTELGMPDSIVWRQPFPGPGLGIRVLGEISEEKLEIVRESDAILREEIANAGLDRDIWQYFTVLPGIRSVGVMGDGRTYDYTIGIRAITSIDGMTADFARIDWDLLQKISVRLVNEVAHVNRVVYDITSKPPATVEWE; encoded by the coding sequence GTGACAACTAACCCAACAATTGAAACTATCATCGTATTAGATTTCGGTAGCCAGTACAACCAATTAATTACTCGTCGTATTCGTGAGTTTGGTGTATTTTCTGAATTACTAAGCCACAAAACAACTGCCGAAGAAATCAAGGCTATGAATCCTAAAGGAATTATTTTTTCTGGCGGACCAAACAGTGTTTATGAAGAAGATTCTTTCAAAGTAGACCCTGAAATTTTCAACCTAGGAATCCCAGTTTTTGGTATTTGCTACGGTATGCAATTAATGACTGACCACTTTGGTGGCGTTGTTGAACCTGCAGACAAAAAAGAATATGGACAAGCCTTTATTGACGTACAAAACACAACATCAGGTCTTTTCCAAAACTTACCAGAACAAGAACAAGTTTGGATGAGTCATGGTGACTTAGTAACTAAAATGCCTGAAGGTTTCACTGTAACTGCAACAAGCGCAGATTGCCCTGTAGCTGCAATGGCTAATGAAGAGAAAAACTTCTATGGCGTACAATTCCATCCAGAAGTTCGTCACTCATTAAATGGTAACGACTTACTAAAAAACTTCGCCTTTGAAATCTGTGGCTGTAAAGGCGATTGGTCAATGGAAAACTTCATTGAAAATGAAATCGCAAAAATTCGTGAAACAGTTGGCGACAAAAAAGTCTTACTTGGTCTTTCAGGCGGAGTAGATTCAAGTGTTGTTGGTGTTCTTTTACAAAAAGCTATCGGCGACCAATTAACATGTATCTTCGTTGACCATGGTTTATTACGTAAAGGTGAAGCTGAGCAAGTAATGGAAAGCTTAGGCGGAAAATTTGGCTTAAACATTATCAAAGTAGATGCTAAAAAACGCTTCTTAGATAAATTAGCTGGAGTTTCTGATCCAGAACAAAAACGTAAAATTATCGGTAACGAATTTATTTATGTATTCGATGATGAAGCAACTAAATTAGACGGTATTGAATTCTTAGCACAAGGTACGTTATACACTGACGTTATCGAAAGTGGTACTGACACAGCTGAAGTTATCAAATCTCACCATAATGTTGGTGGTTTACCTGACGATATGCAATTCAAATTAATTGAACCATTAAACACATTATTCAAAGATGAAGTTCGTGCTCTAGGAACTGAATTAGGTATGCCTGATTCAATCGTATGGCGCCAACCATTCCCAGGACCAGGATTAGGTATCCGTGTGCTTGGTGAAATCTCTGAAGAAAAATTAGAAATCGTTCGCGAATCTGATGCTATCTTACGTGAAGAAATCGCAAACGCTGGCTTAGACCGCGATATTTGGCAATATTTCACTGTCTTACCAGGCATTCGTTCAGTTGGTGTGATGGGTGACGGACGTACTTACGATTACACAATCGGTATCCGCGCTATCACATCTATCGACGGTATGACAGCTGACTTTGCACGAATCGATTGGGATTTATTACAAAAAATCTCAGTTCGTTTAGTAAACGAAGTCGCTCACGTTAACCGCGTCGTGTATGACATTACCTCTAAACCACCTGCGACAGTTGAGTGGGAATAA
- a CDS encoding acyl-CoA thioesterase, with protein sequence MNEVTPNAKFCHESRTVQTHLVLPQDTNSHNTLYGGQLMYYIDSCAAMAAIRHTRQPVVTASTDRLNFLAPIPADYALTLEAFVTGTGKRSLEVFVKVTGENLTTGERYLAATCFMTFVAVGKEIGEDYVVPKVIPESTEEISISKDYSERKQNRLRDLALEKTFAADISLTTF encoded by the coding sequence ATGAATGAAGTTACACCAAACGCAAAATTTTGTCATGAGTCACGTACGGTTCAAACACATTTAGTGCTGCCTCAAGACACAAACAGCCATAACACCTTATACGGTGGACAATTAATGTATTATATTGACAGCTGTGCAGCGATGGCCGCTATCCGCCATACACGTCAACCAGTTGTCACAGCATCTACTGACCGCTTAAATTTCTTAGCGCCAATCCCAGCTGACTATGCCCTTACATTAGAAGCTTTTGTGACGGGTACTGGTAAACGTTCTTTAGAAGTTTTTGTCAAAGTAACCGGTGAAAATTTAACAACAGGCGAGCGCTATTTAGCCGCTACTTGCTTTATGACGTTTGTCGCAGTTGGAAAAGAAATTGGAGAAGACTACGTTGTACCTAAAGTCATTCCAGAAAGTACGGAAGAAATAAGCATTTCAAAAGATTATTCAGAACGCAAACAAAATCGTCTACGTGATTTAGCACTGGAAAAGACCTTTGCAGCTGATATTTCTTTAACCACTTTCTAA